The Lutra lutra chromosome 1, mLutLut1.2, whole genome shotgun sequence genomic sequence TAGCTTGCTAGGGACAGAGTGGTCCAATTAAGGAATCAGAAGACTCTCTGATGTGGAAGAAGCATGAAAGTGGGACGAAAGTGGGGAGAGAGCTGAAGAGGGAGGAGGTTGGCCTCTTCCAGACTGTTTCCTCAGTACCACTCATGTGGTCAGGCTTTCGTGAGGAGCGACGGAGATAAAGTGTGTGGGTGTCCAATAATGGCGTTTATGATTGTGGAGGCCACTGAGTTGAGCTTTGCTAAGGCTTGGTCCAAACGGCATAATTCTTGTCATGTCATCTGGTGACTTCTCAGTCCTCCATGGAAGTAGAAGTGGCTTGTGCCCACATGAAGTAGATTGGGGTTTTCACTGTTACACTGTCCTCAAGAATATCACTatgtcaggtgcctgggtggctcagtgggttaagcctctgccttcggctcgggttatgatcccggggtcctgggatcgagccccacatcgggctctctgctcagcggggaacctgcttccccctctctctctgcctgcctctgcctacttgtgatctctcgctctctgtcaaataaataaataaaatctttaaaaaaaaaaaaaaagaatatcactaTGTCCATGCTGCTTACCTTTGAGGGATATGTTTCTCCATGGTTCTTTGCTCTATTGGTTAGACTGTTGTTAGTCTGTGTTAAAAGCAACCAAAATAATAGTAGCTAAAGCAAAATAGAAGTTCTGTTCACTCTCACCCAACAGTGTGGGTGTAAGCAGTCTAGAGCATTGAGGTGGCTCCCTTGGGTCAGGGACTCAGGCTTCCTCCATCTGGTTGCTCTGTCATCACTCCCATATCACCTTCATCTGGATGGGCCAGTATGACTCACCACCATCTCTCTACCTGTCTTCATTCTAAGccacaggaaagggaaagagggcaGCTGTGAGCATGTCACCCCATTCCATCCCCACATGAAGGACCCATCCCAGGAGATGCATACATCACCTTTACATCCCACTGACGAGACTTTAGCCACCTACCTGCAAAGAAAGCTGGGAAATATCACCTTTATTTGGGGCAGCCATTGACCCATCTACACATCTAGAATCCTATTACAGTGGAAAGGGAGACTGCATATGGAGGACAGCCAGCAGTCCCTGCCACCAGTCCTTGAGGTCATACACCCAGTTTTCAGCTCCAGGATCATTTTACTGAAGGAGCTTGGCACTCCCTGGGGAGCCCAGGGACCACTGATGAAGTGAGAGATTTCCACCTGGTCTGCACATTTCTCCTTAAGGGTATGCGAAGATGAGGACTGTCGCACTTCATTCATTAGTGATTGTTATATGACTTAAGGAACAAGGCTGGGTGCGCAAGCCACTTGTCAATTCCAGACTTGTTGCCCAGTGACTACACCACGTAGGAAAGGTGCGCCAAGCTGGGgtagaaagagcccaagtgttGTGAAGCTTTTGGTGCCAACccttccagctctgcccctgACTTGTAAAGTCACACAAGGTGTGTACCCTCTAACTTCCCTGATCTTTCATCTCCAGAGGTGCGTGTCTAGCACTCATGTTCTAGAATTGTGAGATGTCTCAACACTCCACAACTTTGCATTAAAGCAGGCTTCTGGGTGGATATAGCTCCTTTAACTCCTTTGTGGAATGAGTTGGAGGTCCCAAAGTGCATGTATGCTTGCAGACAACCTGGGACCTGTGGACGTGGGTATTTCTATTTCCTCGGGCTTCCCTGGGTTGTGGTTTTTGTAATCGGAAGTTGCTGCACAATTTCCCATACAATTAAGCTTAtgtttagtcttttatttttgtttcaaaatactcTAGTTCTACCTCCAGAACTATTATACTTTCATTGTAGAAGATGTGGAAAATAGAGGAAGTTAAAATgagggaagcaaaaaaaaaaaaaaaaaaaaaaaaaattgcccatgATGTCATTATTCACACTGGTGTTATTAAGGCTTTAGTGTATTCCCTTCATTTTAGTAtctaagaaaatatgaagaatacTTCTACTTCAGTTCATAGCATTGGGGTCACACTATACATGATGTTTACAACCTTTTTTTCACTTGATAACCTATTTTCTcaaatccttaaatatttttcaagaacatGATTTTAAATGGCTGCTAAGGATTCTAATCCCATGGGTGTGCCACACTGTACTGAATCAGTGCCCTGGGCGCTCAGTCCGTGTCTGAGTCTTCGTTACTAGGAACTGCATAGCAGTGTCATCTCCATTTCGCACCAACAGCATCTGAGTTCCTATCATAGATGCTGTGAGGCAGGTGAGCCCAGAGAGGTTGGGTGGCCTGCCCAAGGCTACACAGCGAGTGAGTGGTTGGTCCTGGCCATCTGGCCACAAGGCTGATGGCACCCTGCCCAGCTGCCTCTGCCCAAGGCCAGGAAAGAGCACAAAGGTGTGGCATAGGTGTGTTGGGGACAGCTGGCTCCTAATATGTTGGTTTGGGTAGGAAAGAGTGCGCTTTCCCAGGAAGATGCTGCTCCAGGTGGGTTGTGATGGCCCTGAGGAAGACCAGCTGCTCTCTGCTGCCCACACAGCAGCAAGCTGCCCTGATCCTCACTCCGTCCCTGCCCGCTGGAGGCAGAGGTGAACCCAAGCCTGGGTACCCGAGTCTCAGGAGCCTCAAGAGGAGGCTATGAGTGTGGGACGCAGTTGAGGCCAAGCAGGATTGGGCTGGGAGACTGCCCAGCCCGTTCTCCTCGAGGGCCCCACCTGAGCAGGGCAGGAGATACACCTGCCAGTGGCCTTGACTCTGAGGAACCCTCCTCACCTGGCTCTTGTTGCTTTCTCACAGCACTTTTGTCACTCCCTGAAAATCTGTCCTCATCCTTACTTAACTCCAACCTGCTTCCTCTGAGAGACATGACTGGATTCACTGTTGAGTGTGGGGAGCAGGCAGGGACAGCAGAGCAGGACCTGCCTTAGGCTTGGCATGggtgtcccctctcttgctggcTGTCACTGTCTGGATCACTGAGCTTTTGCCCCTTTGCCTGAGACCTTTCCATTTTaacctttccttgtttttctctaaTAGGCAACCATTGGGATTGACTTCTTGTCAAAAACCATGTACTTGGAAGATCGTACGGTGAGTGCCTGACTTTAGAACCAGAAGCACAGGGAGGGCTCCTTTGGACTTAACCACCTGGAGCCTTTAGCCGGGCACCACCGAGAGGGCCTGTGCCTACCACAGAGCTGGCAGTGCCCACATCACAGAGCCGGggccttcccccagccccaccccaccatgAGGATTACCCTGACCCCCTGCTCTCCTTGTGACAGGTGCGGCTGCAGCTCTGGGACACAGCCGGCCAGGAGAGGTTCCGCAGCCTGATTCCCAGCTACATCCGGGATTCCACCGTGGCTGTGGTGGTGTACGACATCACAAGTGAGTTTGGGCCTCAGGTGCCAGAGGGAGGGGGGCTCACAGAGGCtccggggtgtgtgtgtgtgtgtgtgtgtgcgtgcgtgcgtgcgcacacacacatgtgtatgctGTGTATGCTTGTCTTCTGACTGCAGGAAGACAGGTCCTTGCTGTAGGGGGTGAGCTGCCTTCGAACACCAGCATGGGTTCCAGCCTCACCCATCCTCCTGGGACAGGCATGGGTGTATGGGATTGAGCTGGCCCTGCCCAAAGCAGGGGGGCTGTGTGTAGAGGTGAGCAGAGATGAGGCTGGCCTGCTCCCACCCCTCTGTGCCCCCTTTGGCCCTGATGGCCAGAAAGACCCTTATGGAGCgacttgtgtgtgtgcatgtgtcagGATGGGGGAAGACACTGGTCTCTGGGCCAGTCATGACCCAGCAGCCATGGTTTTGTCAGGTGGCATGCCAGCTCCTCATAGGCTCTCCTGGGTGGGGAAGCCAAGCAGGTCTGGAGAGCCGTGGTGGGCTGCGCTTCCCACACAGTGTAGCTCTTCTGGCTGGGACAGCTGTTCCTGAGAGAACTGCACAGCTCTGAGGAAGACttatggtggggggagggagagggcctgCTGCGAAGCCTCAGCTGCGCAGACAGGTGTAACAGAGCACACCTGGTTAGCCCTTGTGCTGTGCCTACACCTGTGTGgggaggacacctgggtgctGTCCACAGCACTGAAATCACATGGGGAAGCACGTGTACCCCACTGCTTTAAGCCCActgccccaggctctgcccaTCTCCTCTCTCCACGCGTCCCTCTGACCACACACCCCGTCCACCTTGAGTACAGGTGGGACCTGGGCCCTTCAGCCTGGGTTTGTGCAGCCTGatgtgagcaggagggagagcaggctgggggaaactgaggcttcctGGGACAGGCTTCCTGCCCCCTCTCAGGTGCGTGGGCTGCTGAGTGGTGGGCATTGCCCTTGCGACCACTCCCTAAAGTCTGTCACATCTTCTGACTGAGGAGAGGGCTGCCCTGAAATGGCCTTACCTCTCGTGGCTATTGTCTCTCCTGgggccaccttctccctcctcttacTTACAGATCAAGGGTTCTCTTCAGAAACTCTGGCCTTTCCCAGTGCCACCCCCCTCAGTGGGAGACCACTGTATAGGGCCCTTCTCCCCCAGGAGCTGCTCTGGttccccaccaacacacacatatgcacacccgTTTCTGAGCTCAGCCAAGTCCAGTTGGCTTGGCTGCCAAGCACCATTTCTCACACTCCGCTCTGACTCCCAAAGTCAGATCTGATTCTCAGGTGGGCCCCTAAAACCACCAGTCCATGTAGCAAATCATGACAGTGACCTTCCAACAGGGTGACCCCCCACAACCCAGGATCGTTCAGCAACATGAGGGTCTTTCagggccctggggcagcagctgccCAGATACACAtgctccccaccccaacctccccACTGCTAGAAGGTCTGCACTCACTGGTCTGGGTATGAGAGTGCACaatctcctccctcctgctcctggtcTCATGCTCCCTCCCACCTTTGCCCTCTACTGCTCAGGGTGACTCCCACTCTGTTGTCTCCCCACTTTCCACCTCTAGATCTCAACTCCTTCCAGCAGACCTCTAAGTGGATCGATGACGTCAGGACAGAGAGGGGCAGCGATGTCATCATCATGCTGGTGGGCAACAAGACGGACCTGGCTGACAAGAGGTAGGTGTGCAAGGTGCAGGGTGCTGGCGGGCCCAGCCTGCCCTCCAGtcccctgcagctcctcctggAGAAGGAGTTCTGGGATGCGGGAGTGTTGAGTCTGTGCTTCTGACCTGTCCCCGTGCATCTGAGAAAGGTCCCCAAGGGACACTGGAGGCTTTGCGAGCACCTGGCAGACCCTTGCCCATGGCAGCGGCTCAGCTCTGAGGCCCCACCTTCCATGGTCTGCAGGGGCACTGCTCTGCAAGAGGGCTGCACAGCGGCGCAGGGTCTGGGGCCTGGCCGTGGCCACGGCGCAGCTGCAGATGGCAGTCCCTCGGGCCCCCAttggcttctgcttctgctttgtGTCTCTGTCCCCACGAAATGCCCGTGCCCGTGAACGGGCAGAATTTCCTGTCTGTCACTCAGTCTCCAGTGTGGAGACATGGCTGACTCAGGTGCCGCCTGcacccattcattcactcacatcAGGGGACCCACCTTGGTCAGCTAAAGCAACAGGTTCTGGACCGCTGGCCTTCTGAAGTGTCCTCTGACCATCTACACGAATATCCGACTTCGAGCCTGCTTCATTTGAGGTCTGTCCTTGAAGTAAGGGAAATGGGACTCAAAGTCCAGTTCTACTGCTAAGTGTCTCTCCATACAACCTGCAGGCAGTCACTTTTAACCTCACTGTCCTGTGGAGATGGGGACTGATGACACCACCCAAGGGGCACTGTGTGGCTCGAAGAGCTTTCTAGACACAGATGCACACGACTATTAGGATGGTTTACTGCCTGCCACAGGGCCTGCTTCTGAGCTGAGAGGCACCATGGAAGGCAAACCTGACAGGGCAAGGGCAGGCTGGTGTACTGCTGTGGCCCTGTGTCCTTTGTCCTGCACCCAAGACCTCCTCATTTGGACCTTAGTCCTGGACCTAGGCCTCCTCATCtcatgctgctccctctgcctctaccagggactcattttcccctctccccttacTCACAGGCAGATAACCATCGAGGAGGGGGAGCAGCGCGCCAAAGAACTGAGTGTCATGTTCATTGAGACCAGCGCCAAGACCGGCTACAACGTGAAGCAGGTAGGATGCACCTGGCGCTAATCTGGCCCAGAGGCCATGGGTGGCTTCTGGCCTGGTCCTTCATGGGCCCAGCTCCAGCTTGCCCTGAGGGGCTAGTGCGGGTTGGGGCAAGCAATCAGAGCACCCTGAACCCCAACTAATGGGAAACAAGCTAACCTCTAGTGTTGGGAAAGCACGAGAGAGGGCAAGAGCACTCACTCTGGCGGGTGGAGGTGTCTGGACCATGTCCTCGTTAGCCATCACACAGCAACCAGTCACGTGCCTTATAACGCGCTGGGCATCCAGCCGTCAACTTCCAGGTGAGAGAAGCAGCATCTCTCTAGCATCTTACCTCACTTGGGATGGGGGTGTGGGAAATTCAGTCCAACCAGCATTTGTGGGTTCATGCCTGGGGATTGGCAAGTGCTCAGAGCTGTGGAGGGCCAGACAGGCTTGGAGAAAGGAGCCCACCCTGGTGCGGCTGGAGCTTACAGTGGGAGAAGCCTGGGGAATCACCACGGTCAGAGAAGCTGTGGAGGAGATTATGGCCAACCCTCGAAGCCAGGGGCTTCCCTAGGTCCGTGGACCCCCAGGGATGGGCGTCCACAGCTCAGGGGCCTTGCATTGGAGAGAACCGCCCCTCCATCTTCACACGCCTCTGCGGCTCTTCAGCACTACCTTCAGCCAGGAACGTGGGCAGCAGGATGCTGCTGGCTTGGGCACAGCACAGACCCCAGCCATTTTCTTGTCCCCTCGCGGGGTTACGGGTCTCTTGGCGTTTACACGCATTGCTGCTCTAGTTCATGGGGGTGATTAGACCTGCTGCCAGAAGAATGCTGGTGCATAACCAACTGGTGTCTTCAGAgattttcaagtgtctttcaGTTCTGAATGGGTTTCTCTATACTCCTGCGTCACTGACGTCACCCACTTACAAGGAGACCGTAGGCTCAGCAGACTGTCAGGGAGGTCTCTGGTTCACAAGAGGTTAGGAGCCCCTGCCTTCAATGAAGAGAGGGGGGCTGTTCCAGACCAGGGTAGCATGCAAGCAGAGGTGCGGCGGGAGGGGTGCTGTGGCCTAGGGAGGGGattctgagtgcagagcctggctTGGCGGGGTGTCTCTTCCGCCCAGCCGGCCCCAGCAGCACCTGGGAGCACTACACAAGCTGCCCATCAGCTCTTGGCCTGGAGACAGTGGCGGTTCACCCAACAGGGGTGGTGCCCATGGCACTGGGGAAGGCGGCagaagagcagagagacagatgagGGGCCCTCTAGTCCCCAGGCCTCAGTGCCTTCCTCCCCAATTAGAGCGCCCTCAGTGTGGCTCTGCTCACATCCATACCCTTCCCAGTGCCACTGAGGTGTCTCTTGGAGCAGGAGCTACCTGTCCCTGGAGGCATGTCGGAGGCAGTGGGTTGCTGCTTTCTGTGGCCCTGATGGAAAGTCCTGGGACGAGGGGAAGCAGTGGGCAGCAGTTCATAAGGCAGGTAGCTTCTGCCCTAATGGTCGGAGGCAGGGAGACGCCAGTGCCTCCCTTTTCAGAATGCTCTGGAGCCCAGGTGATGGTCTAAGCACGAATTACATGTGGTTAGGTCAAACTCTGTGGTTCTGAGGAGTCCTCATGCAGTGCAGACTCCTGGATTCCAATCCTGATCATAGCTGCTTTTGGAGCCCCACCTGTGACTCCAAGAGTTTCCTTCTAACTGGCGGGTTGGCCACTGAGAGAGGCTGTGACCATTTTGACAGACAGGAAGGACAGTGCCGCCTGGGGCAAGGCCATGAAGGAAAGCTCAGGAATTACCAGGCTTCTGCAACCTGGCTCACTTTTCCCGCCCCACTTCAGAACAACCTCTGCATCCCGCCCAGAGGGTCCCATACCCTGCCAGGCCCACCAGTGACTTCCCCACCTAGATCCTCACCACCTTTGGCCCTGCCATTTAGCCTGGGTGCTCCCACAAAGCTGGGCTCTAGGGTGAGACCATGAACAAGACGCACTCTCCTTATAGAGCTCACTGAGTCCCCAGAGCTGGCTTCTTTGGGGGGAGCAGTGAGGGAGTGTTCAGAATCTTCTGGTGCCTTATACTAGTGTTTTGTACTTGTCACCTCCTAGGTTCCATGTCTTCCCTGACATCCCTGCCTACCCCCTCCCCAGTGTGCATGCCCACATGCGCGCATGCAcacctgcatacacacacacacacacaccacacggTTATCCCTGTGCACTTACACAAACTCACACACATAGACACCGCACGTTCACATGCACATTTCCACGCATACATCTCTACACAGAACATACACATCACACTAATACCCATACCGAAACAAACCCACAGCATCACGAATTCACATGCTGTATGCTTATTCTCTTGGAAGTCTCTCTTTCTGACATGACTATGTGGCCCTGGCTCCCAGCACCCTGCTGCCTCAGTGCCTGTGGACTTGCAGGACCCTCCTGAGCAGAGGGTCATTTTCTCAAGGGCAGGTTGCCCCCACCTTGTCCCCACATAGGCAGTGGGACAGAAACCTAAGGCTTGTCTCACAGGGCCTAGAGCATTTTCTGCACTGGGTTAGGTCCCTTACAGTCAGCATGACCCACACTCAGCTCCTGATGACCCGTGGACCTGGTGACCTCAGCCGTTGCCTGAGATGCCTGTCAGGGCCCAGACTTATGACAGGCCctaggggcaagggagagaggagTTTGGTTtagcccctgccctccagggcaCAGTTAGTGGGACAGACAAGAGAACATGGCCCTGGGTCAGCATTAGAAGAGGTAAGATGGTGGAGACAGTGTGGGGCAGGAAGGACGGGGTCAGGGGCTCATCCTGCGTCTCCTCCCTCTCTAGCTCTTCCGACGTGTGGCATCAGCTCTGCCTGGGATGGAGAATGTccaggagaaaagcaaagaagggagTATCCTTTTCCTTTGATAAGTGAGTGAAAGATGTGCTAGAGAagccatttatccattgatgtatTCACTTAGTACTTCAGAACAGTGAGCGAGCCCTTGCCTGGTCTCCAGCCCATCCTTCTCTGCTGAGGGGTATGTTGTGGGCCCACCTCTTGACCGGGACAAGGCTGAACTCCAAGGGCTTTAAGACCTCATCCAGTTCGAACAGTCTAAGCTTCTATTTCCAAAACAATGCCAGGGGGTGGAGGCGGTGTGGACCAGATGGATGTGAATGTCTGTGCGGGGAGTGAGAAATAGTTAACTGCCCAGGTTCTCAGTGAGCATCACTTTATATTCCATGGTAGACTCTCCACTGCGTGGAAGGCTTCTATACACCCAGAACACGGTTCAGCCTAGTCTACATGAGACCGGCTCCCCAGCAGATACCCCTGTCCTGTGTCCTGCCCACTTCCTCGGCCCGGCCCTGCACAGCCCCGGAGCGCCCGCTGCCCTGTGGGACAGTCTGCACACCACTCGCACAGCCCACCCTGAACCTCAGACCATACCCCGAAGCAGAaatggaggttcagagaggtaGTCCGATGGGCCCAGTGGAAGGAAGTAGGAAGGAAGGCAGTTTATTCTCTGCCATGTTACCAAAAAAAGATGTTCGTGTATATATACATGaggtaaaaatgttatttatgtaggtgtagggaaaataaaaatagggaaagtcagagaaagtcatattcaaaatatatgcCTTGGCCagagagtggaaaggagagaaaagggggtCTTAGAAGCGTGGCTCTTTATAGTACAGAGCCAAAACAGTCTCTCCCATAGCCCTGAAACAGGAGCCACGCAAACATCCCTAGGACGGCCACAGCAGGTCCCACGGCAGTGCTTCCTACACTTCCACCCTGTCGGCTGCCCTGGGGGTTCCTGCAGCAAGCCCGCTGCCCCGTCAGCCTGCTGAGGGCACGGGGGCTACCTGGCTGTGCATTTTGAAGCCATTCCTTGGGTGGTTCTGACGGGTGCTCCTCCCGCCCAGTCTCAGGGCACCGGTGGGAAGGGCTGGAGGCCTTTCCTGGGGCTGTGCCTTCCCCCAGCAGCATCCTCAGAATCTAAGTGACGCTCTCACTAGAGCTCGAGGGGTTAGTGTGTCTGCTACTGGCTAGGCAAGGCCCACCTAGCCCTGGGCTGAGATGTGGGATTCATACCTGACCAGCAGGCTGTCCACTTCAGTGCTCTTGAGGATGGGATGGGCTGCTGACAAGGCTGAGGCACTGGTTACCAAGAAGGCTTCTGAGGAAGGGCCCGTGGTGCTGGTGTTTGCGCGGTCATCCCACTGCCCAAGACTAGCTTTGCTTCAGGTGGATAAGGGGGAGGGTTTGTGGGAAgaagaggggtgggggctggtgacACTGCGTCCTTCCTCCCCAGGCCCAGCAAAGACAGCAGTCCTTAGGTATTTTGTGGAAGGGTGGAGGATCTGCACAGGGCAGGTGAGGGGTGCCCAGGGACAGGAGCTAGGTGGCAGCTTCTCGTCAGTCATCTTCCTTAGCGCAGCCTCCCGCAGTGATTGACATCAAGCTGGACAaaccccaggagcccccagccagCGAGGGCGGCTGCTCCTGCTAATGCAGCCTGACCTGCCAGCTTCCTTTGACACTACTCGCTTGTTGTGTTGCTTCCTATTGGTTAGCTTCCTAAGGGGGGTGGGAAATGAGCTTATCAAGATgggaggatttttcttttctctctgtctctaggagtagggtggggtggggagggaggctgggcatCAGGGATCACGTCACTCTTAACAGCTGTTACTTAAACAactattttttggtttggttgTAATATATTGTACTTTATTAAGATTGccaaaaactgttaaaatttaaaaaaaaatttaaatcatgtgTATACAACTTTTTGCCAGATAAAAAtgtagtcatttttatttaaaagatgtgctttttgtttttgtatatttgtaaacTTACAGAGAACCTTTTCCACacacctcctccttcctgccctctttgAATGGTCAtcacctctgccctccttccaccCTAGCCTGATAAATTACAATTAATGGGGCAACTTAATTAGGCTCCAGTCCCAAGCCCCACCCACCAAACAGGCCCTACCTGGTTAAATCAAACACTGAACAAAACAGCCTCTGAAGAGGCAACTTTTAACTCTGTCCTCCTTCCGTGGCCAGAGTGGGACATCAGCCATGGCCCTGAGCTGGCCTTGTGGATGGCAGGGAGCTCAGCCAGAGGCCTCACTGGAATTactcctgcctcccccatcccctccctgacAAGCCTTGAAGGCATGGAGGGCACTTGCCTTCATCCTGTGCCCTCTGTGGCCCACTCAGTGACTGGCGGAGCAAAAGGTCATCGGAAGGAAGGATGGGGTGCTGTTGGCAACTGTGGGCTTGTACAGGTCGATCTGTGGTTCATACCCTTGGGGCACCGTGTGTGGTTCTGAAAATGTTCTAACCAACCTTCCCAGTAGTCAGCACCCGTGTATGGGTTGAGTCTAAGGAAACAGCAAAGAGAAACTCAGCGTGTATTGCCCTGAAGCCCTTGGCCTTGCACGCCAGGGAAGCTCAAGCCTGTATCGCATGGTGTGTGTCTGTGACTGGGGAAGGGGGTGTTGATTCCAGTACCACGACCTTGAAGATGCATGTTCAGATCCTCAGTTGCTAATACTGTTGAGCACTGTTCTGGAAAAGCTGACTTGCCCCACTGGCATCAAGCAGTTGTAGTCATTGTGCACGTACCTGAGGATACTGCAGCAGCGCTCTGGTTGCCTGAGGGTGCTGCTGATGTGGGGTTTCCAGAAGGCTGCCCAGAGAGCCATCCTTGCCATTTCGACTCATTTCTGAGAAGGGCTTAGTCCTGAGGGCCTGTAAAATCTCTGAAGAGAATTCTAAGGGATTGCAACCCATTTGGCCAGCATTCCAAATAGATCCAGGTTTACTGAATCTGACCCTGTGTAGAGCCAGGCCGTACGCAGCAACTCTGGCCAAAACCCATAAGCCCTACCCTCCCAAGCTGGCATGGTCTCTGCCTCCAGGCTGCTGTTGGGCATGTCCTAGGTGAGCTAAATGACCatctgggagtgggagggggggaaTTCCTCCACAAAACAGGACTCTAACAAGTTATTGCAATTGTAATTTTGGAACTTCTCAGAAACTAATCCAAAATGGCAGCCAGTAAGTGGACAGGACTCACTGGTATTTGTCCAGTGGGCCTGTCACACTCTCTCAGCTTAAGGAGATTGTGTATGTCAGAGCTGATCTTTAGAGAGGAATTTATCTTCAGGTGAAGAAGAGAAGTAGGATTCTCACTGAGCTCCTCTTCCAGAAGGCAAAGACTGAAGTACGAACGTAATTCCAGTGTCATGTGTTTAGtttttatatgtgtgtacataaattatatatagagATAGACTTGTGTATACACCttccacacacacattctcac encodes the following:
- the RAB6B gene encoding ras-related protein Rab-6B produces the protein MSAGGDFGNPLRKFKLVFLGEQSVGKTSLITRFMYDSFDNTYQATIGIDFLSKTMYLEDRTVRLQLWDTAGQERFRSLIPSYIRDSTVAVVVYDITNLNSFQQTSKWIDDVRTERGSDVIIMLVGNKTDLADKRQITIEEGEQRAKELSVMFIETSAKTGYNVKQLFRRVASALPGMENVQEKSKEGMIDIKLDKPQEPPASEGGCSC